A genomic segment from Nicotiana tabacum cultivar K326 chromosome 9, ASM71507v2, whole genome shotgun sequence encodes:
- the LOC107791802 gene encoding plant UBX domain-containing protein 2-like, translated as MGDMKDKVKGFMKKVASSSSGKFKGQGRVLGGSSSSGPSNHVNNFSSHPLNTRQNQQLSCTKISPQKSSNSDQRIVNKCEIQVNKSESKDGFDPYGELITSGKKNPEGYSLTNVFECPVCGSGFVSEEEVSTHIDSCLSSEVSSNLGVESKAEVKSELETCVSAYVSGKPSEGSVEVVIKLLKNIVKEPENAKFRKIRMGNPKIKEAIGDVVGGVELLEFVGFELKEDGGEIWAVMDVPSEEQLVMLKNVVSLLEPKKVEELVSVSQVKASEPVEPKKIDRQIRVFFSVPESVAAKIELPDSFFNLSREELRREAEMRKKKLEDSKLLIPKSYREKQAKAARKKYTKSIIRIQFPDGVLLQGVFLPSEPTSALYEFVSSALKEPSLEFELLHPVLVKKRVIPHFPAAGERAVTLEEEVLVPAALLKFKPIETDSVVFTGLCNELLEISEPLETGSVASS; from the exons ATGGGTGACATGAAGGATAAAGTCAAAGGGTTCATGAAAAAAGTCGCATCTTCTTCTTCAGGTAAGTTTAAAGGCCAAGGTAGAGTTTTGGGTGGTTCATCTTCTTCAGGACCCTCAAATCATGTCAATAATTTTTCATCACATCCCCTAAATACAAGGCAGAATCAACAACTTTCATGCACAAAAATATCGCCTCAAAAATCAAGTAATTCTGATCAAAGAATTGTGAATAAATGTGAAATTCAGGTCAACAAAAGTGAATCAAAGGACGGTTTTGATCCATATGGTGAATTGATCACTTCTGGGAAGAAAAACCCGGAAGGGTATTCACTTACTAATGTGTTTGAATGCCCTGTCTGTGGTAGTGGTTTTGTTTCTGAAGAAGAGGTGTCAACTCATATTGATAGCTGTTTAAGTTCTGAAGTGTCTTCTAATTTGGGAGTTGAAAGTAAAGCTGAAGTTAAAAGTGAATTGGAAACATGTGTTAGTGCATATGTTTCAGGGAAGCCCTCAGAAGGGTCAGTTGAAGTGGTCATTAAGTTGTTAAAGAATATTGTGAAGGAACCAGAGAATGCCAAGTTTAGGAAAATAAGGATGGggaatccaaaaataaaagaggcTATAGGTGATGTTGTAGGAGGAGTGGAGCTATTGGAATTTGTTGGATTTGAGTTGAAAGAAGACGGTGGGGAGATTTGGGCTGTGATGGATGTTCCTTCTGAAGAACAACTTGTTATGCTTAAGAATGTAGTTTCACTCTTGGAACCGAAGAAGGTTGAAGAGTTGGTGTCGGTATCCCAAGTTAAGGCGAGTGAACCAGTTGAGCCGAAGAAGATTGATAGACAG ATTCGGGTATTCTTTTCTGTTCCCGAGAGTGTAGCAGCAAAAATTGAGCTACCTGATTCTTTCTTTAACCTCTCACGTGAGGAATTGAGAAGAGAAGCAGAGATGAGGAAGAAGAAATTAGAAGATTCCAAATTATTGATTCCTAAATCTTATCGGGAAAAGCAGGCAAAAGCTGCAAGAAAGAAGTACACAAAATCCATTATCCGAATACAGTTTCCAGATGGAGTATTGCTTCAAGGTGTCTTTCTACCTTCGGAGCCAACTAGTGCTCTTTATGAG TTTGTGAGCTCAGCGTTAAAGGAACCAAGCTTAGAGTTCGAATTGTTACATCCGGTGCTTGTTAAAAAGCGGGTGATTCCCCATTTTCCAGCTGCTGGGGAGAGGGCCGTAACACTTGAAGAGGAGGTTTTGGTTCCTGCAGCTCTACTCAAATTTAAACCTATCGAAACAGATTCTGTTGTTTTTACTGGTCTTTGTAATGAGCTTCTTGAAATCAGCGAGCCCCTCGAGACTGGATCAGTTGCTTCCTCGTAA